The segment CATCAGCTCGACAAACTTCATGCCGAAACGCAAATCCGGCTTGTCGCTACCATAATACTTCATGGCATCCTGCCAGGTCATACGCAAGAACGGTTCCTTTATATCAATACCCCGGATCGTCTTGAACAAGTGCTTAGCCATGCCTTCGAATGTCTGGATCACATCTTCCTGCTCAACGAAACTCATTTCGCAATCGATCTGTGTAAATTCCGGCTGACGGTCAGCACGCAAGTCTTCATCACGGAAACATTTTACAATCTGGAAGTAACGGTCGAAACCGGAAACCATCAACAGCTGTTTGAATGTCTGCGGAGACTGAGGCAAAGCATAGAACTGACCCGGATTCATACGAGAAGGAACGACAAAGTCGCGTGCGCCTTCAGGAGTCGATTTGATCAATACCGGCGTTTCTACTTCCAAAAAGCCTTCTTTATCCAAATAGCTACGTACCTCGAACGCCATCTTGTGACGAAGTTCCAGATTCTTACGAACACACGAACGGCGCAAATCCAAATAACGGTATTTCATACGCAAATCGTCGCCGCCATCTGTATCATCTTCAATCGTAAACGGAGGAGTTAAAGCTGTATTCAAGACAACCAGTTTTGAAACCAGTAATTCAATATCTCCTGTTTCCAGATGCGGGTTCTTGCTTGAACGCTCCCGCACGGTTCCTGTCACCTGGATGACATACTCACGTCCCAACTTATTTGCCTGATCACATAAAGCGGCATCCACTTCCTGATTAAATACCAGCTGTGTAATACCATAACGGTCGCGAAGATCGACGAACGTCATTCCACCCATCTTACGGGTCTTCTGCACCCAACCGGCCAGTGTTACCACCAGTCCTTCATCAGCCAGACGCAAATTGCCACAAGTTCTTGTTCTGTACATATATTTATTCTATTAAATATAAATCTGACATCTTGATTTATCCCTGTCCGATACTTATATCGCTGCGGACGTGCAAAGATAATAATTCTTGCACAGATCGGCTTATTTTTCTTTTTCTTATTTCGAGATAAAATGACAATCCCCTTTTATTTTTCTTTAGTTCACGGTGCGAATTACTTAGTTCACGGCGTGAACTAAGTAATCCACGCCGTGAACTACTTAATCCACGCCGTGAACTAAAGAATTTTCTGTTTATTTTCCAACAATTTCCGGTAATGAAAAAACAATTAGCCTGTAGGCAGGTAAATATTCTCCGGCACAGACAGGCTAACTGCCACAGCGACGTCTGATGATATCAGATTTTTCCCTCAGATAAATATTTGGAGATTGTGCAGCGATGGACTCCCAACACTTTGGCAATTGCCGACTTTGTCATGTTCATTTCAAGCAAGCGTTTTACTTCAGACTCACGCCCCGTCAGCTTGTTCACTTTCGATTTACTGCCTTTGGGCCTTCCCAACGAAACACCTTCAGCTTTCTTCCGGGCCAAAGCCTCCTTCGTTCGCTGAGAAATCAGATTACGTTCGATTTCTGCCGACAAGCCAAAGGCAAAAGCCAGTACCTTCGAAGTAATGTCACTGCCTAACCGATAATTATCTTTGATTGTCCATACCTGTACATCCGAAAGCATGCACTGATGCAGAATGCTCATAATCATCAGCAGATTCCTTCCCAAACGAGAAAGCTCGGCACATATAATAATATCGCCCTTTTGCATTTTAGACAAAAGCTGGCCTAACTCTCTCTTCTCGACTTCCTGACAACCAGAAATAATCTCTTCTATCCACCGGTCAATCTTCATATCAAGCGTCTGGCAGAAGCGAATGATTTCAAATCTCTGGTTCTCGACCGTCTGTTTATCTGTACTTACACGAATATATCCATAAACCATATCTGTTCCCCCTATTAAATGAGTAATGAAATATATTCCAAAGTACTACGCGACAGATTCTTATTCCGTTTAATCATATTATTCAAGTACAAATTAAAGGATGAGAAAATACGTTAGCAAAGATCATGTTCCTCCTTCTTTTGGATAGAAAGGAGGTCATAATCCATCAAGAGGCATGTGCTTGCTGCAAAATATCTATCAAGATAGGTTTTGCACCACTTACAAAACATTCAACGGCGATCACCATCAGTATAAGGCCCATCAGCCGCATCATTACATTATTCCCCGTTTCGCCCATAAAATGGACCAATTTGGTTGAAGTCCGAAGGATAAGGGCCGTCAGGAGAAAAACAAAAGCAATAATAAACACCAAAATAACCTTCTTCAGCAGTGTCTCGGCATCTTCCATCAGCACAATGCCGTTGGCAATGGCTCCGGGGCCGCACAGCATCGGAATAGCCAAAGGGGTGATTGAAATATCATCGGCAAAATGATTCTTTTCATCTTCGTTTAACTTGATATGGGTATAATGCGCCTGCAGCATATCATAACCAATCTTCATGATCACAATGCCGCCGGCAATTCGGAAGCCATTGGTCGACAGGCCGAACACCTGAAAGATAACTTGTCCGAAAATAGTAAACGATATCATGATCAGAAAGGCTACGAAGGTGGATTTCATAATAATCCGTCTGCGTTCACTTTCCGACATACCCGTCGTCATCGAAAGAAAAACCGGCATCGTTCCAAGCGGATTTATCAACGTAAAAAACGAAGTAAAGCACAAAAGAGCAAATGGTATTACTGAATCATTCATAATCGTATTCTATTTAATATAATATGCCACAAACCACTCATAAAACAAACGCGTTCCTTCCTGCACTGAAGTTTTTGGCTTATAATGAATATCTTTCTCTAACCTGGATGTATCGGCATAAGTCGACTTTACATCTCCTGGCTGCATTTCCTTAAAATTCTTCTTGACTGTTTTTCCAGCATGCGATTCAAGCAGCTGAATAAAGTCCATCAATGCCACAGGCGACGAGTTTCCCACATTATAAATCCGATATGGAATGGCTTCTTCCGACGGAAAATCGAGTATTCGCAATGTGGCATCGATTACGTCTGCAATATA is part of the Parabacteroides sp. AD58 genome and harbors:
- the aspS gene encoding aspartate--tRNA ligase, giving the protein MYRTRTCGNLRLADEGLVVTLAGWVQKTRKMGGMTFVDLRDRYGITQLVFNQEVDAALCDQANKLGREYVIQVTGTVRERSSKNPHLETGDIELLVSKLVVLNTALTPPFTIEDDTDGGDDLRMKYRYLDLRRSCVRKNLELRHKMAFEVRSYLDKEGFLEVETPVLIKSTPEGARDFVVPSRMNPGQFYALPQSPQTFKQLLMVSGFDRYFQIVKCFRDEDLRADRQPEFTQIDCEMSFVEQEDVIQTFEGMAKHLFKTIRGIDIKEPFLRMTWQDAMKYYGSDKPDLRFGMKFVELMDIMKGYGFSVFDGAAYIGGICAEGAATYTRKQLDALTEFVKRPQIGAKGLVYARIENDGTVKSSVDKFYSQEVLQQMKEAFNAKPGDLILILSGDDAMKTRKQLSELRLLVADQLGLRDKDKFACLWVVDFPLFEWSEEDHRFYAMHHPFTSPKPEDIPLLDTNPGAVRANAYDMVINGVEVGGGSIRIHDSQLQDKMFKLLGFTEERAQEQFGFLMNAFKYGAPPHGGLAYGLDRWVSLFAGLDSIRDCIAFPKNNSGRDVMIDAPSPIDDTQLDELCLKVDVKE
- a CDS encoding master DNA invertase Mpi family serine-type recombinase, which gives rise to MVYGYIRVSTDKQTVENQRFEIIRFCQTLDMKIDRWIEEIISGCQEVEKRELGQLLSKMQKGDIIICAELSRLGRNLLMIMSILHQCMLSDVQVWTIKDNYRLGSDITSKVLAFAFGLSAEIERNLISQRTKEALARKKAEGVSLGRPKGSKSKVNKLTGRESEVKRLLEMNMTKSAIAKVLGVHRCTISKYLSEGKI
- a CDS encoding MarC family protein, with protein sequence MNDSVIPFALLCFTSFFTLINPLGTMPVFLSMTTGMSESERRRIIMKSTFVAFLIMISFTIFGQVIFQVFGLSTNGFRIAGGIVIMKIGYDMLQAHYTHIKLNEDEKNHFADDISITPLAIPMLCGPGAIANGIVLMEDAETLLKKVILVFIIAFVFLLTALILRTSTKLVHFMGETGNNVMMRLMGLILMVIAVECFVSGAKPILIDILQQAHAS